Proteins encoded within one genomic window of Felis catus isolate Fca126 chromosome C1, F.catus_Fca126_mat1.0, whole genome shotgun sequence:
- the SYPL2 gene encoding synaptophysin-like protein 2: MSSTEGPSRAADKSPRQQVDRLLVGMRWRRLEEPLGFIKVLQWLFAIFAFGSCGSYSGETGATVRCNNEAKDVSSIIVLFGYPFRLNRVQYEMPLCDDDSTSKTMHLMGDFSAPAEFFVTLGIFSFFYTMAALVVYLRFHNLYAENKRFPLVDFCVTVSFTFFWLVAAAAWGKGLTDIKGATRPSSLTAAMSVCHGEEAVCSAGATPSMGLANISVLFGFINFFLWAGNCWFVFKETPWHGQGQDQDQGQGPSQESAAEQGAVEKQ, translated from the exons ATGTCTTCGACGGAGGGCCCGAGTCGCGCAGCGGACAAGTCACCGCGCCAGCAG GTGGACCGTCTGCTGGTGGGCATGCGCTGGAGGCGGCTGGAGGAGCCTCTGGGCTTCATCAAAGTTCTCCAGTGG ctcTTTGCTATTTTCGCCTTCGGGTCCTGCGGCTCCTACAGCGGGGAGACAGGAGCAACAGTTCGCTGCAACAACGAAGCCAAGGATGTGAGCTCCATCATTGTTTTGTTCGGCTATCCCTTCAG GTTGAACCGGGTCCAGTATGAGATGCCCCTCTGTGACGATGACTCCACCTCCAAGACTATGCACCTGATGGGGGATTTCTCTGCTCCCGCTGAGTTCTTTGTGACCCTGGgcatcttttccttcttctacACCATGGCTGCACTAGTTGTCTACCTGCGCTTCCACAACCTCTACGCAGAGAACAAGCGTTTCCCCCTGGTG GACTTCTGCGTGACTGTCTCCTTCACCTTCTTCTGGCTGGTAGCTGCAGCGGCCTGGGGCAAGGGCTTGACAGACATCAAGGGGGCCACACGGCCATCCAGCCTGACCGCAGCCATGTCTGTGTGCCATGGAGAGGAAGCAGTGTGCAGCGCTGGGGCCACACCCTCCATGGGACTGGCCAACATCTCTGTG CTCTTCGGCTTTATCAACTTCTTCCTGTGGGCCGGGAACTGTTGGTTTGTGTTCAAGGAGACCCCGTGGCATGGGCAGGGCCAGGACCAGGACCAGGGCCAGGGCCCCAGCCAGGAGAGCGCAGCTGAGCAGGGAGCGGTGGAGAAGCAGTAA
- the ATXN7L2 gene encoding ataxin-7-like protein 2 isoform X3 — translation MAVRERAAAAMAALERRVPSLDDFAGQSWSSWVERADLPAADGAELEESNKNTKKLDAMTLIKEDMSIFGHCPAHDDFYLVVCNHCSQVVKPQAFQKHCERRHGPLSKLYARAPPPPPAPASSQKCHVVNGQGPACRAPGSTKTSREKGQGSRSRGHQPPDKTQKDNLCQPGGLTKDSPGKTPMATPSKEPPGRESIEMTPSEGPSHRAEGSPPEKEPGGARLPPKTHRKMARKECDLNRQCGVINPETKKICTRLLTCKIHSVHQRREVQGRAKDFDVLVAELKANSRKGESPKEKSPGRKEPTLERPSQEPPSSVQVVAAAAPSSTFSARAKQTYPYCALPRSRASSESELDDEGPCGGDGDPGLFPFPLPRGGAQASSEESEEEGTSDDLHLPPDCHYATRPPRPQAFCTFGSRLVSPGCYVFSRRLDRFCSALSSMLERHLSSHMWKKIPPAAEPPSHLVSSALAAPLSPSSTGSCPRLPGPPLRPACPASTPPAKDGLVPSYPAGSPSVAAACSQAECMGGSQAITSPLPANTPSPSFSKLPPSKASKSSKGKDGAEVEAPSRKRKLSPGPTTFKRTCILDPPGKGKPSGCRGLSAKTKTALGMGLNGTVGPRVKRAGPLDCRGSPHQPPTPVKASQLDNRGAAGHPAKALPTNCLSEEEVAKKRKNLATYCRPVKAKHCQAGAPADAACSVRRKKPGPAMAFEEKCSTLKVPAQLPEEHGQGKVRMDEGKIHSGDLTQRRC, via the exons ATGGCGGTGCGTGAACGCGCGGCGGCAGCAATGGCCGCTCTGGAGCGGCGGGTGCCGAGTCTCGATGACTTCGCGGGACAGAGCTGGAGCTCGTGGGTGGAACGGGCCGACCTGCCCGCGGCCGACG GGGCTGAGTTGGAGGAGagtaacaaaaacacaaagaagttgGATGCCATGACCCTCATTAAAGAAG ACATGTCCATCTTCGGGCACTGCCCTGCCCATGACGACTTCTATTTGGTTGTGTGTAACCACTGCAGCCAAGTGGTGAAGCCTCAAGCTTTCCAGAAGCACTGCG AAAGAAGACATGGGCCCCTCAGCAAGCTTTACGcccgggccccacccccacctccagcccctgccaGCTCTCAGAAATGCCATGTAGTGAATGGGCAGGGCCCAGCTTGTAGGGCCCCAGGTTCCACCAAAACCTCCAGGGAGAAGGGCCAGGGGTCCCGGAGCCGTGGCCACCAGCCTCCTGATAAGACACAGAAGGACAACCTCTG CCAGCCTGGCGGCCTCACCAAGGACTCCCCTGGAAAAACCCCCATGGCAACCCCTTCTAAAGAACCtcctgggagagagagcatcGAGATGACCCCCAGCGAGGGCCCCAGTCACCGGGCTGAAGGCAGCCCCCCTGAAAAGGAGCCTGGTGGGGCCAGACTGCCCCCCAAAACCCACCGGAAGATGGCTC GGAAGGAGTGCGACCTCAACAGGCAGTGTGGGGTAATAAACCCAGAGACCAAAAAGATCTGTACCCGCCTGCTAACCTGCAAG ATCCACTCAGTGCACCAGCGCCGGGAGGTCCAGGGCCGAGCCAAGGACTTTGATGTGCTAGTGGCAGAACTGAAGGCCAACTCTCGCAAAGGGGAGTCTCCCAAGGAGAAGAGCCCAGGGCGCAAGGAGCCCACTCTTGAGCGCccctcccaggagcccccctcTTCAGTCCAGGTTGTGGCAGCGGCCGCCCCCAGCAGCACCTTCTCTGCTCGCGCCAAGCAGACCTACCCATACTGTGCACTGCCCAG GTCCCGGGCCTCCTCTGAGAGTGAGTTGGATGATGAAGGCCCCTGTGGTGGTGATGGGGACCCAGGCCTGttcccctttcccctgccccggggtggggcccaggcctcCAGCgaggagagtgaggaggaggggaCATCTGACGACCTCCACCTCCCCCCTGACTGCCATTATGCAACCCGGCCCCCGCGGCCACAGGCG TTCTGCACGTTTGGGAGCCGGCTGGTGAGTCCAGGATGCTACGTGTTTAGCCGCCGGCTGGACCGGTTCTGCTCAGCACTGAGCTCCATGCTGGAGCGGCACCTCAGCTCACACATGTGGAA GAAGATCCCACCGGCGGCTGAGCCTCCATCCCACCTTGTCAGCTCCGCACTCGCTGCTCCCCTGAGCCCATCCTCTACTGGCAGCTGCCCCCGCCTTCCAGGCCCACCCCTCAGACCTGCCTGCCCAGCCTCCACGCCCCCCGCCAAGGACGGCCTTGTCCCCAGCTACCCTGCAGGCTCCCCCAGTGTGGCAGCTGCCTGCAGCCAGGCGGAGTGCATGGGCGGGAGCCAGGCCATCACCTCACCACTGCCTGCCAACACGCCATCCCCATCCTTCAGCAAACTCCCGCCTTCGAAGGCCAGCAAGTCGTCCAAAGGCAAGGATGGGGCTGAGGTGGAGGCCCCTTCTCGAAAGCGAAAGTTATCACCAGGCCCCACTACTTTCAAACGGACCTGCATCCTGGATCCCCCTGGAAAAGGCAAACCCTCTGGCTGCCGGGGCCTCTCAGCCAAGACTAAAACTGCCCTGGGCATGGGGCTTAATGGGACAGTGGGGCCAAGAGTGAAGCGGGCAGGGCCCCTGGACTGTCGGGGTTCCCCTCATCAGCCCCCTACTCCAGTCAAGGCTTCTCAGCTGGACAACCGGGGAGCGGCTGGACACCCAGCCAAGGCCCTGCCAACCAATTGCCTCTCTGAGGAGGAGGTAGCCAAGAAGCGGAAAAACCTGGCCACTTACTGCCGGCCAGTGAAGGCCAAGCACTGCCAGGCTGGCGCCCCTGCTGATGCGGCCTGTTCTGTGCGCCGCAAGAAGCCGGGTCCAGCCATGGCCTTTGAGGAGAAGTGTTCTACACTGAAGGTACCAGCCCAGCTCCCTGAAGAGCATGGGCAGGGAAAAGTCAGGATGGACGAGGGTAAAATACACAGTGGGGACCTGACACAGAGAAGGTGCTAA
- the ATXN7L2 gene encoding ataxin-7-like protein 2 isoform X1 yields MAVRERAAAAMAALERRVPSLDDFAGQSWSSWVERADLPAADGAELEESNKNTKKLDAMTLIKEDMSIFGHCPAHDDFYLVVCNHCSQVVKPQAFQKHCERRHGPLSKLYARAPPPPPAPASSQKCHVVNGQGPACRAPGSTKTSREKGQGSRSRGHQPPDKTQKDNLCLFVPVVNLEKMSSLPKPDGHGIRVAPPSAFLSQPGGLTKDSPGKTPMATPSKEPPGRESIEMTPSEGPSHRAEGSPPEKEPGGARLPPKTHRKMARKECDLNRQCGVINPETKKICTRLLTCKIHSVHQRREVQGRAKDFDVLVAELKANSRKGESPKEKSPGRKEPTLERPSQEPPSSVQVVAAAAPSSTFSARAKQTYPYCALPRSRASSESELDDEGPCGGDGDPGLFPFPLPRGGAQASSEESEEEGTSDDLHLPPDCHYATRPPRPQAFCTFGSRLVSPGCYVFSRRLDRFCSALSSMLERHLSSHMWKKIPPAAEPPSHLVSSALAAPLSPSSTGSCPRLPGPPLRPACPASTPPAKDGLVPSYPAGSPSVAAACSQAECMGGSQAITSPLPANTPSPSFSKLPPSKASKSSKGKDGAEVEAPSRKRKLSPGPTTFKRTCILDPPGKGKPSGCRGLSAKTKTALGMGLNGTVGPRVKRAGPLDCRGSPHQPPTPVKASQLDNRGAAGHPAKALPTNCLSEEEVAKKRKNLATYCRPVKAKHCQAGAPADAACSVRRKKPGPAMAFEEKCSTLKVPAQLPEEHGQGKVRMDEGKIHSGDLTQRRC; encoded by the exons ATGGCGGTGCGTGAACGCGCGGCGGCAGCAATGGCCGCTCTGGAGCGGCGGGTGCCGAGTCTCGATGACTTCGCGGGACAGAGCTGGAGCTCGTGGGTGGAACGGGCCGACCTGCCCGCGGCCGACG GGGCTGAGTTGGAGGAGagtaacaaaaacacaaagaagttgGATGCCATGACCCTCATTAAAGAAG ACATGTCCATCTTCGGGCACTGCCCTGCCCATGACGACTTCTATTTGGTTGTGTGTAACCACTGCAGCCAAGTGGTGAAGCCTCAAGCTTTCCAGAAGCACTGCG AAAGAAGACATGGGCCCCTCAGCAAGCTTTACGcccgggccccacccccacctccagcccctgccaGCTCTCAGAAATGCCATGTAGTGAATGGGCAGGGCCCAGCTTGTAGGGCCCCAGGTTCCACCAAAACCTCCAGGGAGAAGGGCCAGGGGTCCCGGAGCCGTGGCCACCAGCCTCCTGATAAGACACAGAAGGACAACCTCTG CCTTTTCGTGCCTGTGGTGAATCTGGAGAAGATGTCCAGTCTCCCGAAGCCCGATGGACACGGAATCAGGGTGGCCCCGCCCTCTGCTTTCCTCAGCCAGCCTGGCGGCCTCACCAAGGACTCCCCTGGAAAAACCCCCATGGCAACCCCTTCTAAAGAACCtcctgggagagagagcatcGAGATGACCCCCAGCGAGGGCCCCAGTCACCGGGCTGAAGGCAGCCCCCCTGAAAAGGAGCCTGGTGGGGCCAGACTGCCCCCCAAAACCCACCGGAAGATGGCTC GGAAGGAGTGCGACCTCAACAGGCAGTGTGGGGTAATAAACCCAGAGACCAAAAAGATCTGTACCCGCCTGCTAACCTGCAAG ATCCACTCAGTGCACCAGCGCCGGGAGGTCCAGGGCCGAGCCAAGGACTTTGATGTGCTAGTGGCAGAACTGAAGGCCAACTCTCGCAAAGGGGAGTCTCCCAAGGAGAAGAGCCCAGGGCGCAAGGAGCCCACTCTTGAGCGCccctcccaggagcccccctcTTCAGTCCAGGTTGTGGCAGCGGCCGCCCCCAGCAGCACCTTCTCTGCTCGCGCCAAGCAGACCTACCCATACTGTGCACTGCCCAG GTCCCGGGCCTCCTCTGAGAGTGAGTTGGATGATGAAGGCCCCTGTGGTGGTGATGGGGACCCAGGCCTGttcccctttcccctgccccggggtggggcccaggcctcCAGCgaggagagtgaggaggaggggaCATCTGACGACCTCCACCTCCCCCCTGACTGCCATTATGCAACCCGGCCCCCGCGGCCACAGGCG TTCTGCACGTTTGGGAGCCGGCTGGTGAGTCCAGGATGCTACGTGTTTAGCCGCCGGCTGGACCGGTTCTGCTCAGCACTGAGCTCCATGCTGGAGCGGCACCTCAGCTCACACATGTGGAA GAAGATCCCACCGGCGGCTGAGCCTCCATCCCACCTTGTCAGCTCCGCACTCGCTGCTCCCCTGAGCCCATCCTCTACTGGCAGCTGCCCCCGCCTTCCAGGCCCACCCCTCAGACCTGCCTGCCCAGCCTCCACGCCCCCCGCCAAGGACGGCCTTGTCCCCAGCTACCCTGCAGGCTCCCCCAGTGTGGCAGCTGCCTGCAGCCAGGCGGAGTGCATGGGCGGGAGCCAGGCCATCACCTCACCACTGCCTGCCAACACGCCATCCCCATCCTTCAGCAAACTCCCGCCTTCGAAGGCCAGCAAGTCGTCCAAAGGCAAGGATGGGGCTGAGGTGGAGGCCCCTTCTCGAAAGCGAAAGTTATCACCAGGCCCCACTACTTTCAAACGGACCTGCATCCTGGATCCCCCTGGAAAAGGCAAACCCTCTGGCTGCCGGGGCCTCTCAGCCAAGACTAAAACTGCCCTGGGCATGGGGCTTAATGGGACAGTGGGGCCAAGAGTGAAGCGGGCAGGGCCCCTGGACTGTCGGGGTTCCCCTCATCAGCCCCCTACTCCAGTCAAGGCTTCTCAGCTGGACAACCGGGGAGCGGCTGGACACCCAGCCAAGGCCCTGCCAACCAATTGCCTCTCTGAGGAGGAGGTAGCCAAGAAGCGGAAAAACCTGGCCACTTACTGCCGGCCAGTGAAGGCCAAGCACTGCCAGGCTGGCGCCCCTGCTGATGCGGCCTGTTCTGTGCGCCGCAAGAAGCCGGGTCCAGCCATGGCCTTTGAGGAGAAGTGTTCTACACTGAAGGTACCAGCCCAGCTCCCTGAAGAGCATGGGCAGGGAAAAGTCAGGATGGACGAGGGTAAAATACACAGTGGGGACCTGACACAGAGAAGGTGCTAA
- the ATXN7L2 gene encoding ataxin-7-like protein 2 isoform X2, which produces MAVRERAAAAMAALERRVPSLDDFAGQSWSSWVERADLPAADGAELEESNKNTKKLDAMTLIKEDMSIFGHCPAHDDFYLVVCNHCSQVVKPQAFQKHCERRHGPLSKLYARAPPPPPAPASSQKCHVVNGQGPACRAPGSTKTSREKGQGSRSRGHQPPDKTQKDNLCLFVPVVNLEKMSSLPKPDGHGIRVAPPSAFLSQPGGLTKDSPGKTPMATPSKEPPGRESIEMTPSEGPSHRAEGSPPEKEPGGARLPPKTHRKMARKECDLNRQCGVINPETKKICTRLLTCKIHSVHQRREVQGRAKDFDVLVAELKANSRKGESPKEKSPGRKEPTLERPSQEPPSSVQVVAAAAPSSTFSARAKQTYPYCALPRSRASSESELDDEGPCGGDGDPGLFPFPLPRGGAQASSEESEEEGTSDDLHLPPDCHYATRPPRPQAFCTFGSRLVSPGCYVFSRRLDRFCSALSSMLERHLSSHMWKKIPPAAEPPSHLVSSALAAPLSPSSTGSCPRLPGPPLRPACPASTPPAKDGLVPSYPAGSPSVAAACSQAECMGGSQAITSPLPANTPSPSFSKLPPSKASKSSKGKDGAEVEAPSRKRKLSPGPTTFKRTCILDPPGKGKPSGCRGLSAKTKTALGMGLNGTVGPRVKRAGPLDCRGSPHQPPTPVKASQLDNRGAAGHPAKALPTNCLSEEEVAKKRKNLATYCRPVKAKHCQAGAPADAACSVRRKKPGPAMAFEEKCSTLKSKAH; this is translated from the exons ATGGCGGTGCGTGAACGCGCGGCGGCAGCAATGGCCGCTCTGGAGCGGCGGGTGCCGAGTCTCGATGACTTCGCGGGACAGAGCTGGAGCTCGTGGGTGGAACGGGCCGACCTGCCCGCGGCCGACG GGGCTGAGTTGGAGGAGagtaacaaaaacacaaagaagttgGATGCCATGACCCTCATTAAAGAAG ACATGTCCATCTTCGGGCACTGCCCTGCCCATGACGACTTCTATTTGGTTGTGTGTAACCACTGCAGCCAAGTGGTGAAGCCTCAAGCTTTCCAGAAGCACTGCG AAAGAAGACATGGGCCCCTCAGCAAGCTTTACGcccgggccccacccccacctccagcccctgccaGCTCTCAGAAATGCCATGTAGTGAATGGGCAGGGCCCAGCTTGTAGGGCCCCAGGTTCCACCAAAACCTCCAGGGAGAAGGGCCAGGGGTCCCGGAGCCGTGGCCACCAGCCTCCTGATAAGACACAGAAGGACAACCTCTG CCTTTTCGTGCCTGTGGTGAATCTGGAGAAGATGTCCAGTCTCCCGAAGCCCGATGGACACGGAATCAGGGTGGCCCCGCCCTCTGCTTTCCTCAGCCAGCCTGGCGGCCTCACCAAGGACTCCCCTGGAAAAACCCCCATGGCAACCCCTTCTAAAGAACCtcctgggagagagagcatcGAGATGACCCCCAGCGAGGGCCCCAGTCACCGGGCTGAAGGCAGCCCCCCTGAAAAGGAGCCTGGTGGGGCCAGACTGCCCCCCAAAACCCACCGGAAGATGGCTC GGAAGGAGTGCGACCTCAACAGGCAGTGTGGGGTAATAAACCCAGAGACCAAAAAGATCTGTACCCGCCTGCTAACCTGCAAG ATCCACTCAGTGCACCAGCGCCGGGAGGTCCAGGGCCGAGCCAAGGACTTTGATGTGCTAGTGGCAGAACTGAAGGCCAACTCTCGCAAAGGGGAGTCTCCCAAGGAGAAGAGCCCAGGGCGCAAGGAGCCCACTCTTGAGCGCccctcccaggagcccccctcTTCAGTCCAGGTTGTGGCAGCGGCCGCCCCCAGCAGCACCTTCTCTGCTCGCGCCAAGCAGACCTACCCATACTGTGCACTGCCCAG GTCCCGGGCCTCCTCTGAGAGTGAGTTGGATGATGAAGGCCCCTGTGGTGGTGATGGGGACCCAGGCCTGttcccctttcccctgccccggggtggggcccaggcctcCAGCgaggagagtgaggaggaggggaCATCTGACGACCTCCACCTCCCCCCTGACTGCCATTATGCAACCCGGCCCCCGCGGCCACAGGCG TTCTGCACGTTTGGGAGCCGGCTGGTGAGTCCAGGATGCTACGTGTTTAGCCGCCGGCTGGACCGGTTCTGCTCAGCACTGAGCTCCATGCTGGAGCGGCACCTCAGCTCACACATGTGGAA GAAGATCCCACCGGCGGCTGAGCCTCCATCCCACCTTGTCAGCTCCGCACTCGCTGCTCCCCTGAGCCCATCCTCTACTGGCAGCTGCCCCCGCCTTCCAGGCCCACCCCTCAGACCTGCCTGCCCAGCCTCCACGCCCCCCGCCAAGGACGGCCTTGTCCCCAGCTACCCTGCAGGCTCCCCCAGTGTGGCAGCTGCCTGCAGCCAGGCGGAGTGCATGGGCGGGAGCCAGGCCATCACCTCACCACTGCCTGCCAACACGCCATCCCCATCCTTCAGCAAACTCCCGCCTTCGAAGGCCAGCAAGTCGTCCAAAGGCAAGGATGGGGCTGAGGTGGAGGCCCCTTCTCGAAAGCGAAAGTTATCACCAGGCCCCACTACTTTCAAACGGACCTGCATCCTGGATCCCCCTGGAAAAGGCAAACCCTCTGGCTGCCGGGGCCTCTCAGCCAAGACTAAAACTGCCCTGGGCATGGGGCTTAATGGGACAGTGGGGCCAAGAGTGAAGCGGGCAGGGCCCCTGGACTGTCGGGGTTCCCCTCATCAGCCCCCTACTCCAGTCAAGGCTTCTCAGCTGGACAACCGGGGAGCGGCTGGACACCCAGCCAAGGCCCTGCCAACCAATTGCCTCTCTGAGGAGGAGGTAGCCAAGAAGCGGAAAAACCTGGCCACTTACTGCCGGCCAGTGAAGGCCAAGCACTGCCAGGCTGGCGCCCCTGCTGATGCGGCCTGTTCTGTGCGCCGCAAGAAGCCGGGTCCAGCCATGGCCTTTGAGGAGAAGTGTTCTACACTGAAG